One Chroococcidiopsis sp. TS-821 genomic window carries:
- a CDS encoding D-alanyl-D-alanine carboxypeptidase family protein has translation MNTEFSKRKGQNLTTHSGDDIPEALRENSAVVTKPRKRSPALILGLLGLGAIAAVSGVFYFNTVQNNADSVPAIVASPSPAQTVAPVNPSDNESELLLGHFAYEEAPQSELEPITSDGRIKLRSSAAKQFKAMVAAARADGVRLVPISGFRSTNEQEHLFFDVKAQRGQATTKRASVSAPPGYSEHHTGYAVDIGDADVPATNLSTTFENTKAFKWLEQNAARFSFELSFPQDNPQGISYEPWHWRFVGDRHSLETFYRARNVKPTP, from the coding sequence GTGAACACCGAATTTTCTAAAAGAAAAGGACAAAATTTGACAACTCACTCAGGAGATGATATCCCAGAGGCTTTGCGGGAGAATTCTGCTGTTGTTACCAAACCTCGCAAAAGGTCGCCAGCATTGATTTTGGGCTTACTTGGTTTAGGTGCGATCGCAGCGGTTAGTGGTGTTTTTTATTTCAATACAGTCCAAAATAACGCAGACTCGGTGCCAGCGATCGTTGCTAGTCCCTCCCCTGCACAAACTGTCGCACCTGTCAATCCTTCAGATAACGAATCCGAATTACTTTTAGGGCATTTTGCCTATGAAGAAGCGCCACAATCTGAACTTGAACCAATTACTTCTGACGGGCGAATTAAACTACGCTCATCCGCAGCCAAGCAATTTAAGGCTATGGTAGCAGCAGCAAGGGCTGATGGCGTGCGATTAGTACCAATTTCGGGATTTCGTTCCACAAACGAGCAAGAACACCTGTTTTTTGACGTAAAAGCGCAACGCGGACAAGCAACAACAAAACGCGCTAGCGTCAGCGCACCTCCAGGTTATAGCGAACATCATACCGGATACGCTGTTGATATTGGTGATGCCGACGTCCCCGCCACAAACTTGAGTACTACGTTTGAGAATACCAAAGCTTTTAAATGGCTCGAACAAAATGCCGCACGTTTTAGCTTTGAACTGTCGTTTCCGCAAGATAATCCTCAAGGGATAAGTTACGAGCCTTGGCACTGGAGATTCGTAGGCGATCGCCACAGCTTAGAAACATTCTACAGAGCCCGTAATGTCAAACCAACTCCTTAA
- a CDS encoding AEC family transporter, with translation MNLIAIYAPLIGLVLLGLILGRYLPKVVATRLGQFLFWVGVPISIVAFLRQADLSGQVWIAPAIAWIAMMLGVVFAAIGIHLRQYVQKNAVPWRRPTQGSFLLAAMVGNTGYLGYPITLAIAGTQYFGFALFYDLLGTTLGAYGLGVALAARFGGSVHNYRELVQAILINPSLWSFGFGFWFRRVPLQASTAAILQGAAWTMVALSLVLIGMRLSQLHSWHSLPRASVSLLIKMLLVPLILGSSLSLLGISGVTRLVLVLQTAMPPAFATLVIAEAYDLDRDLAVTALAVGTIGILFLLPVWIYLFGS, from the coding sequence ATGAATCTTATTGCCATCTACGCACCACTCATCGGATTAGTTTTATTAGGATTAATACTCGGACGATATTTACCAAAAGTTGTTGCGACGCGTTTAGGTCAATTTCTGTTTTGGGTAGGCGTACCTATCAGTATTGTGGCATTTTTAAGACAAGCAGACTTATCAGGACAAGTTTGGATTGCACCAGCGATCGCCTGGATTGCCATGATGCTCGGAGTTGTTTTTGCTGCAATAGGAATTCATTTACGACAATACGTGCAAAAAAATGCTGTACCTTGGCGGCGACCGACTCAAGGTAGTTTTCTATTAGCTGCAATGGTGGGAAATACAGGTTATCTTGGTTATCCAATTACGCTAGCGATCGCCGGTACGCAGTATTTTGGTTTTGCCTTATTTTACGATCTCCTAGGAACAACACTCGGAGCTTATGGCTTAGGTGTTGCCTTAGCAGCGCGGTTTGGCGGAAGCGTCCATAACTATCGGGAACTTGTCCAAGCGATTCTGATTAACCCTTCGTTGTGGAGTTTCGGATTTGGGTTCTGGTTTCGGCGAGTCCCTCTACAAGCATCCACCGCCGCGATTCTTCAAGGAGCAGCTTGGACAATGGTGGCGCTATCTTTAGTTTTGATTGGGATGCGGCTAAGCCAGTTGCATTCTTGGCACAGTCTACCTCGTGCTTCAGTAAGCTTACTGATTAAAATGCTCTTAGTCCCACTCATTTTGGGCAGCAGCTTATCGCTGTTGGGGATTAGTGGTGTCACTCGGCTGGTTTTAGTTTTGCAAACCGCAATGCCACCAGCTTTTGCTACGCTTGTGATTGCCGAAGCTTACGATCTCGATCGCGATTTAGCCGTGACAGCGCTTGCTGTTGGTACAATTGGTATTCTGTTTTTGCTACCAGTTTGGATTTATCTATTTGGTAGCTGA
- a CDS encoding phosphoribosyltransferase, translating to MADLYVSWSDYNHIVEQLAVKIYQSNWQFNQIVCLARGGLRVGDVLSRIYKQPLAILSTSSYTGAGKQTRGELVFARSLTMTTPEIGSHILLVDDLVDSGVTLQQTIPWLRENYGDRIQEIRTAVLWYKACSVIVPDYYVDYLPDNPWIHQPFEHYEKMNPAELAASHESASATK from the coding sequence ATGGCAGACCTTTACGTTTCTTGGTCAGATTACAACCATATAGTTGAACAGCTAGCTGTTAAGATTTATCAATCAAACTGGCAATTTAATCAAATCGTTTGTCTGGCGCGCGGTGGATTGCGCGTTGGCGATGTTCTGTCGCGGATCTACAAGCAACCGCTAGCGATTTTATCAACTTCCTCCTATACTGGCGCGGGTAAGCAGACGCGGGGAGAACTGGTTTTTGCGCGTAGCTTGACGATGACAACTCCCGAAATCGGTTCGCATATTCTATTAGTTGACGACTTAGTCGATTCGGGCGTGACGTTGCAACAAACAATTCCTTGGTTACGCGAAAACTATGGCGATCGCATCCAAGAAATTCGTACCGCGGTGTTGTGGTACAAAGCTTGTTCGGTTATTGTTCCAGATTACTATGTAGATTACTTACCTGATAACCCGTGGATTCACCAACCTTTTGAACACTACGAAAAAATGAACCCTGCAGAACTTGCGGCAAGTCATGAATCAGCTTCAGCTACCAAATAG
- a CDS encoding MFS transporter, with product MSESSPEAYPAKSQSSEKLNLKTKLAYGAGDLGPAVTANITAFFLLVFFTNVAGISPGLAGTILLIGKIWDAINDPIVGVLSDRTVSRWGRRLPWLFWGAIPFGIFYVLQWVIPQFSTNPTAQQWGLFWYYVIISIFLNAMYTVVNLPYTALTAEITQDYNERTSLTSFRFAFSIGGSILSVVIAQIVFASIPDPRQQYFVLAIAIGVLAVLPLYWCVWGIRDRVVALEAHRRDRSSEESLPYLQQLKIVFSNRPFLFVIGIYLFSWLAVQVTAAIIPYFVVNVMGLSDASVPTVIIAVQATALLMLFVWSYVSERVGKKAVYFMGMSLWIIAQIGLFFLQPGQLTFMYVLAVLAGFGVSTAYLVPWSMMPDVIELDELRTGQRREGIFYGFMVLLQKFGLALGLFLLGVILEWSGFQENVPGEPIPVQPESALQAIRFAIAPIPTLCLILGLVLAYFYPITREVHAQILLQLKERDRVNN from the coding sequence ATGAGTGAATCATCCCCTGAAGCCTATCCTGCCAAATCACAGTCGAGTGAAAAGCTGAATTTAAAAACAAAATTAGCTTACGGTGCAGGAGATTTAGGCCCAGCAGTTACAGCAAATATTACAGCATTTTTTTTATTAGTTTTTTTTACCAACGTTGCCGGAATTAGCCCTGGATTAGCAGGTACGATTTTATTAATTGGTAAAATTTGGGATGCGATTAACGACCCGATTGTTGGAGTATTGAGCGATCGTACAGTATCGCGTTGGGGGCGTCGTTTACCTTGGCTATTCTGGGGCGCAATTCCCTTTGGCATTTTCTACGTTTTGCAGTGGGTGATTCCGCAATTTAGTACAAATCCTACCGCGCAACAGTGGGGCTTATTTTGGTATTACGTCATCATTTCAATATTTTTGAATGCGATGTATACCGTTGTCAATCTTCCCTATACTGCACTCACTGCCGAAATTACCCAAGATTACAACGAACGCACGAGTCTCACAAGTTTTCGCTTTGCTTTTTCCATTGGCGGTAGTATTCTTTCAGTTGTTATTGCCCAAATTGTTTTCGCCTCGATTCCCGATCCGCGACAGCAGTATTTTGTGTTAGCGATCGCCATTGGTGTTTTAGCTGTATTACCTTTGTATTGGTGCGTTTGGGGAATCCGCGATCGCGTTGTTGCACTAGAAGCCCACCGTCGCGATCGTTCTTCTGAAGAATCGCTTCCTTATTTACAGCAACTCAAAATCGTTTTCAGTAATCGCCCGTTTTTATTCGTTATTGGTATTTATCTTTTTTCTTGGCTAGCAGTACAAGTGACAGCAGCAATTATTCCCTACTTTGTTGTGAATGTAATGGGTTTGAGTGATGCATCGGTTCCTACAGTCATCATTGCGGTTCAAGCAACAGCGTTACTCATGCTATTTGTCTGGAGTTATGTTAGCGAACGTGTTGGCAAGAAAGCTGTATATTTCATGGGCATGAGTTTGTGGATTATTGCTCAAATTGGACTATTTTTCTTACAACCAGGACAGTTAACATTTATGTACGTCCTCGCAGTGTTGGCAGGCTTTGGTGTTTCTACTGCGTATCTGGTACCGTGGTCGATGATGCCGGATGTGATCGAACTTGATGAGTTAAGAACCGGACAACGCCGCGAAGGAATTTTTTACGGTTTCATGGTATTGCTACAAAAATTTGGCTTAGCACTCGGCTTATTTTTATTAGGAGTTATCCTTGAATGGTCAGGTTTTCAAGAAAACGTTCCAGGAGAACCAATTCCCGTACAACCTGAAAGTGCATTGCAAGCAATTCGGTTTGCGATCGCCCCCATACCAACACTTTGCTTAATCTTAGGTTTGGTTTTAGCGTATTTTTACCCCATCACCCGCGAAGTTCACGCACAGATTTTGTTACAGTTAAAAGAACGCGATCGAGTTAATAACTAA
- a CDS encoding dynamin family protein, with amino-acid sequence MNINLRGASERAGLSQAELAAILGLSQAQVSRYEQDPGAIPTELLLRWTQALGTDIQTLVASAIPLPPPVDPGDPYLQLRRDLNLLEQYVTDCSPSEELNIPNKPPTPNDVIKQIYRYRQKPNLVLLGRFDSGKSHLANTLMGAKILPAQYQPATRVITFVRHISDRPSWFEDQVGILSEDFWTRDEKGNQIFDLTLFDSQFWFERHCIKAGSLEVLRQHGVHEHVSEVEIEGHSAIVYVDSPLLRSCNVVDFPGYSDQADQTSEDVKKASSAIQIADLIVYTSPVNGFMNAEDFSRLSYLLKVLPSPETYNKEFPILGNLFVVGTHANPSVSGTDISSILQTGSIRLYKHINETVLVERSKNIDRPIEKENLQMRFFSFWEETPRRWESFKKELILILGQSLPKARKNKIDREISLLKNEAPNQISEQIRAYEQTTSELEQRQRELEELEKEEPKRLALLKQKRLKIQKRITELQRKTQDSFQQSYTTFIHASAVETMIRNRYRDKKDAKEYAAGYLIEQLQGKLETYIKENSNSLKADIDEFLNTYEEVFLQLPKLNLGSVSIPFDPKGAFIGGLVGAGSVGALAVWAASLGNLGAYILVAKFVSLLSALGISISGGVATVVSFVAAIGGPITLGIGLFAAAVFLGLALFGESWERRLAKKIVDHFEEQRVLHKFLQASDEYWQDTAKAFEKGADAVEDQFQKYIQHLRELCSNDEISRKNVERILLVLGELKAFFAGIPWRESTS; translated from the coding sequence ATGAACATCAATTTGCGCGGTGCCAGTGAGAGAGCAGGTTTGAGTCAGGCAGAGCTTGCAGCGATACTGGGGCTTTCTCAAGCGCAAGTGAGTCGATATGAACAAGATCCGGGAGCTATACCGACTGAACTCTTACTACGCTGGACGCAAGCATTAGGAACAGATATTCAAACTCTCGTGGCAAGTGCCATCCCATTACCACCTCCTGTCGATCCTGGCGATCCGTATCTACAATTGCGGCGAGATTTGAATTTGCTTGAACAGTATGTGACTGATTGTTCTCCCAGTGAAGAACTTAATATCCCTAATAAACCCCCAACACCAAATGATGTTATTAAGCAAATTTATCGTTATCGCCAAAAGCCAAATTTAGTGTTATTAGGGCGATTCGATTCTGGAAAGTCTCATTTGGCTAATACCTTAATGGGGGCAAAGATACTACCTGCGCAATATCAACCTGCTACCAGAGTTATTACTTTTGTAAGACATATTAGCGATCGCCCATCCTGGTTTGAGGATCAAGTTGGCATTCTATCTGAGGATTTTTGGACAAGAGACGAAAAGGGAAATCAGATTTTTGATTTAACTTTGTTCGATTCTCAATTCTGGTTTGAAAGACATTGTATTAAAGCTGGTTCTTTAGAAGTATTACGGCAGCATGGTGTACACGAGCATGTCAGTGAAGTTGAAATTGAGGGGCACTCAGCAATTGTATATGTTGACTCACCACTGCTTAGATCGTGCAATGTTGTTGACTTCCCTGGCTACTCAGATCAAGCAGATCAAACATCAGAAGATGTAAAGAAAGCAAGCAGTGCTATTCAAATTGCAGACTTGATCGTGTATACCTCTCCAGTCAATGGTTTTATGAATGCTGAGGATTTTAGTCGCCTCAGTTATTTACTAAAGGTTTTGCCGTCACCTGAAACTTATAACAAAGAGTTCCCAATACTTGGAAATTTATTTGTCGTAGGTACTCACGCCAATCCATCTGTTTCAGGCACAGACATAAGTTCAATCCTACAAACTGGTTCGATCAGACTTTATAAACATATCAACGAAACAGTCCTTGTAGAGCGCAGCAAAAACATTGACCGCCCTATTGAAAAGGAAAATCTACAGATGCGTTTCTTTTCTTTTTGGGAAGAAACACCTCGTCGTTGGGAAAGTTTCAAAAAAGAATTGATTCTAATTCTTGGGCAATCTCTCCCTAAAGCCCGAAAAAATAAAATTGATCGTGAAATTAGTTTGCTTAAAAACGAGGCTCCAAATCAAATCTCTGAACAAATCCGTGCTTATGAACAGACGACATCTGAGTTAGAACAACGCCAGCGAGAACTTGAAGAGCTAGAAAAGGAAGAACCAAAAAGGCTGGCTTTGCTAAAGCAGAAGCGTCTTAAGATTCAGAAACGTATTACAGAGTTGCAGCGTAAGACCCAAGATTCTTTTCAGCAGAGTTATACCACTTTCATTCATGCTTCTGCTGTTGAAACAATGATTCGCAATCGTTACAGAGATAAGAAAGATGCAAAAGAGTACGCCGCAGGTTATCTGATTGAGCAACTTCAAGGTAAGCTTGAAACCTATATCAAGGAAAATTCTAATTCTCTGAAAGCTGACATCGATGAGTTTTTGAATACCTATGAGGAAGTGTTTCTACAACTTCCTAAGCTCAATCTTGGCTCTGTTTCTATACCTTTCGATCCAAAGGGAGCATTCATAGGTGGTCTTGTAGGGGCAGGTAGTGTTGGTGCGCTTGCCGTTTGGGCTGCCTCATTGGGAAATCTTGGCGCTTATATCCTGGTTGCCAAATTTGTTAGTCTTCTCTCTGCGTTAGGTATCAGTATTAGTGGTGGGGTTGCGACAGTTGTATCTTTCGTTGCTGCCATCGGTGGTCCAATTACATTAGGAATAGGTTTATTTGCGGCAGCTGTTTTCCTGGGTTTAGCTCTGTTTGGAGAGTCATGGGAACGTCGTTTGGCGAAGAAAATTGTCGATCATTTTGAGGAACAAAGAGTATTACATAAATTTCTACAAGCTAGCGATGAGTATTGGCAAGATACAGCAAAAGCTTTTGAAAAAGGAGCTGATGCAGTTGAAGATCAATTTCAAAAATATATTCAACACCTTCGAGAACTTTGCTCTAATGACGAGATATCTAGGAAAAACGTTGAGAGGATTTTGCTTGTTCTAGGAGAGTTAAAAGCTTTTTTCGCCGGAATTCCCTGGAGGGAGTCTACAAGTTAG
- a CDS encoding zinc-binding dehydrogenase → MKAIATGKIKLAMDRSYPLEQTAEAHRYIDQGHKKGNIVVTVVHNNKTQQQIGDRTS, encoded by the coding sequence TTGAAAGCAATCGCGACGGGAAAGATAAAATTGGCTATGGATAGAAGCTATCCTTTAGAACAAACTGCCGAGGCTCACAGATATATCGACCAAGGACATAAAAAGGGAAATATAGTCGTAACTGTAGTGCATAATAACAAAACCCAACAACAGATAGGCGATCGCACTTCGTGA
- a CDS encoding 3-isopropylmalate dehydratase large subunit, producing MGMTLTEKILAKASGRSVVEPGENIWVDVDVLMTHDVCGPGTIGVFKREFGEDAKVWDAEKIVLIPDHYIFTADERANRNVDILREFAREQGIKYFYDITDRANFKANPDYKGVCHIALAQEGHTRPGEVLFGTDSHTCNAGAFGQFATGIGNTDAGFIMGTGKLLIKVPATMRFVLNGEMPDYLLAKDLILQIIGDIGVAGATYRTMEFAGEAVQRMTMEERMTLCNMAIEAGGKNGTIAPDETTYEYVRARTNKPFESFYTDSDAKFYSDRTYDVSQLEPVVAKPHSPDNRALARECRDVKIDRVYIGSCTGGKTTDFVNAARILKGHQVKVPTYIVPATQKVYEDLFTYKYDGQTLSEIFLNSGCIEPAAPSCAACLGGPKDTFGRMNKPEVCVSTTNRNFPGRMGEKTAQIYLASPYTAAASALTGYVTDPREFIG from the coding sequence ATGGGTATGACCCTCACAGAAAAAATCTTGGCTAAAGCTTCAGGACGTTCGGTTGTTGAACCAGGAGAGAATATCTGGGTTGATGTTGATGTCTTGATGACACACGATGTTTGCGGTCCTGGTACGATTGGTGTCTTCAAGCGCGAATTTGGCGAGGATGCGAAAGTTTGGGATGCTGAAAAAATTGTTTTAATTCCCGACCACTATATTTTCACCGCCGACGAACGCGCCAATCGTAATGTTGATATTTTACGTGAATTTGCGCGAGAGCAAGGTATTAAATATTTTTACGATATTACTGACCGTGCTAACTTCAAAGCCAATCCCGATTACAAAGGCGTTTGTCACATTGCTTTAGCTCAAGAAGGTCATACTCGTCCTGGTGAAGTCTTATTTGGTACTGATTCGCATACTTGTAATGCGGGTGCTTTTGGTCAATTTGCGACAGGTATTGGTAATACCGACGCGGGTTTCATCATGGGAACAGGTAAGCTGTTAATTAAAGTTCCAGCAACGATGCGGTTCGTTCTCAATGGCGAAATGCCAGATTACTTATTGGCAAAAGATCTGATTTTGCAAATTATTGGGGATATTGGCGTTGCGGGTGCAACTTACCGCACGATGGAATTTGCAGGCGAAGCTGTGCAACGCATGACGATGGAAGAACGGATGACGCTGTGCAACATGGCGATCGAAGCTGGTGGAAAGAATGGCACGATCGCACCCGATGAAACAACGTATGAATATGTCCGCGCGCGAACCAATAAACCTTTTGAGTCATTTTACACCGATAGCGATGCGAAATTTTATAGCGATCGCACCTACGATGTCTCGCAACTCGAACCTGTTGTTGCCAAACCGCATTCACCAGATAACCGCGCCTTGGCACGAGAGTGCCGCGATGTCAAGATTGACCGCGTGTATATTGGTTCGTGTACTGGGGGTAAAACCACCGATTTCGTCAACGCCGCCAGAATTCTTAAAGGTCATCAAGTCAAAGTTCCGACATACATTGTTCCTGCGACACAAAAAGTCTACGAAGACTTGTTTACGTACAAATACGACGGACAAACGCTATCCGAAATCTTCCTCAACTCCGGTTGTATCGAACCTGCTGCACCTTCGTGCGCGGCGTGTCTTGGAGGACCTAAGGACACCTTTGGACGCATGAATAAACCCGAAGTCTGCGTTTCCACAACTAACCGCAACTTTCCTGGGCGCATGGGCGAAAAAACCGCGCAAATTTATCTTGCTTCGCCTTACACTGCTGCTGCTTCGGCATTAACAGGTTACGTCACCGATCCGCGTGAATTTATTGGTTAA
- a CDS encoding restriction endonuclease codes for MKRFASSVPTFDSMLLPTIQALQILGGSGTNEEIYEKVVQLLNLPEKILEIPHGNTSKSEVEYRLAWSRTYLKKYGLLQNSARGIWSLVSTSINVQDLDAKEIVKAVQRDAVSNKAVPSEPLDETVDIETLEELTWHQQLHKMLLSLEPSAFERLVQRLLRESGFIQVQVTGKSGDGGIDGVGIARINGFLSFHVLFQCKRYQGSVTASQIRDFRGAMQGRTDKGLLMTTGTFTRDAVKEATRDGAPPIDLIDGEQLVQRLKELGLGVNIKMVESIEVDTDWFAKI; via the coding sequence ATGAAGCGATTCGCCTCTTCAGTGCCAACATTTGATTCAATGCTTTTGCCTACAATTCAAGCTCTACAAATATTGGGTGGATCTGGTACAAATGAAGAGATTTATGAAAAAGTAGTGCAACTTCTTAATTTACCTGAGAAGATACTTGAAATTCCGCATGGAAATACCTCAAAAAGTGAGGTTGAATATCGACTAGCTTGGAGCCGTACCTATTTAAAAAAATATGGACTGTTACAGAATTCAGCACGTGGTATATGGTCTTTAGTTTCAACCTCCATCAATGTTCAAGATCTAGATGCCAAAGAAATTGTTAAAGCTGTTCAACGAGATGCTGTCAGCAATAAGGCAGTACCTTCTGAACCCTTAGATGAGACTGTTGATATTGAAACCCTAGAAGAACTCACATGGCATCAGCAGCTTCATAAAATGTTGCTGTCGTTGGAACCTTCTGCTTTTGAGCGTTTGGTACAACGTCTTCTACGTGAGTCGGGTTTTATCCAAGTGCAAGTTACAGGTAAGTCAGGTGATGGTGGAATTGATGGAGTTGGAATTGCGCGTATTAATGGCTTTCTAAGTTTTCACGTTCTGTTTCAATGTAAGCGATACCAAGGTTCAGTTACAGCTAGTCAAATCCGAGATTTTCGCGGAGCAATGCAGGGACGCACCGATAAAGGATTGTTGATGACAACTGGCACATTCACTAGAGACGCAGTGAAAGAAGCGACACGCGATGGCGCACCTCCTATTGATTTAATAGATGGCGAACAGTTAGTTCAACGATTGAAAGAGTTAGGTCTCGGTGTCAACATAAAAATGGTAGAGTCTATTGAAGTTGATACCGATTGGTTTGCAAAAATCTGA
- a CDS encoding DNA-3-methyladenine glycosylase, producing MTQAVAELTQRDRDLASVIEAWGHPPNWERETGFVGLVRTIIGQQLSIASATAIFTRLSQLVPLTPANFLQLDNTQLQAAGLSQRKILYCRELAQAIATNVIDLDELALLDDASIRSQLRQIKGIGDWTVDIYLLMSLQRPDAFPSGDLALAIAYQKLKSLPKRPAPTELEAISENWKPWRAVAARILWHYYLMQSA from the coding sequence ATGACTCAAGCAGTCGCAGAACTGACACAACGCGATCGCGATCTAGCAAGCGTTATTGAAGCATGGGGACACCCACCCAACTGGGAACGCGAAACAGGTTTTGTAGGATTGGTGCGCACTATTATTGGACAACAACTGTCAATAGCATCTGCCACAGCAATTTTTACGCGCTTATCGCAGCTTGTACCGCTAACACCCGCAAACTTTTTACAGCTAGATAACACGCAATTGCAAGCCGCAGGATTGAGTCAGCGCAAGATATTGTATTGTCGAGAGTTAGCACAAGCGATCGCAACTAATGTCATTGATTTAGACGAACTAGCGCTGCTGGATGATGCAAGCATACGCTCTCAACTACGGCAAATCAAAGGCATTGGTGACTGGACAGTTGATATTTATTTACTCATGTCATTACAACGTCCTGATGCGTTTCCCAGCGGCGATTTAGCACTAGCCATTGCGTATCAAAAACTTAAGTCTTTACCCAAGCGCCCAGCTCCAACCGAACTCGAAGCAATTTCTGAGAACTGGAAACCCTGGAGAGCAGTTGCTGCACGAATTCTCTGGCACTATTATCTTATGCAAAGTGCGTAA
- a CDS encoding pentapeptide repeat-containing protein — translation MKDQPKIPAEKIPEIFDRAARLYAEKNQNYSVEEIIQAGLEARIPSEYIQRAIAQVQAEQTSKPLRKFQFSNFPLNAIAIAAAFILGGLLTASVAGIQPTQTSRGTTSTNFLETNLERANLKRIDLRGRDLSNINLTKARLDRADLSNTNLSHANLSRARLRNANLSGANLSHANLSRADLRNANLSGAILDGTDLSRARLEGAILPDGMRYQ, via the coding sequence ATGAAAGATCAGCCAAAGATACCTGCCGAGAAGATACCAGAAATATTCGATCGGGCTGCGCGATTATACGCGGAGAAAAATCAAAACTACTCGGTAGAGGAAATTATCCAAGCAGGGTTAGAGGCGAGAATTCCATCCGAATATATCCAAAGAGCGATCGCCCAAGTTCAGGCAGAACAAACTTCTAAACCACTACGCAAATTCCAATTTAGCAATTTTCCGCTCAACGCGATCGCAATTGCAGCAGCATTTATCTTAGGCGGTTTATTGACAGCAAGTGTTGCTGGAATACAACCAACACAAACAAGTCGAGGAACGACTTCAACAAACTTTCTAGAAACAAATTTAGAAAGAGCAAACTTAAAAAGAATCGACCTCAGAGGCAGAGATTTAAGTAATATCAATCTAACTAAAGCCAGACTCGACAGAGCCGATCTTAGCAACACCAATTTAAGTCATGCTAATCTATCACGCGCCCGCTTAAGAAACGCCAATTTGAGTGGTGCAAATTTAAGTCATGCTAATCTGTCACGCGCCGATCTGAGAAATGCCAATTTAAGTGGTGCAATTTTAGATGGTACCGATTTATCGCGTGCTAGGCTTGAAGGCGCAATTTTGCCTGATGGAATGAGATATCAGTGA
- a CDS encoding TetR/AcrR family transcriptional regulator gives MANSPLQKTSPTALNYLNEVGVLAAHIESEPLGSRNTKREQILQGAMQVFLKQGYAKTSMDRVAAAAGVSKQTIYSHFQDKEGLFVALIERVTIRSFLSEFQNPFEGEPQIVLRRIAEKFLAKMDDPEYIAFFRLVIAESARFPELAQLYTRTVVQFGFRNLSAYFEAHPELNIADTEATARIFLGSLVAFVLAQEVLHGKYTMPMQKERLISSLINCVLCQA, from the coding sequence ATGGCTAACTCCCCACTCCAGAAAACTTCGCCTACCGCCCTAAACTACCTCAATGAAGTCGGTGTATTAGCAGCGCATATTGAATCAGAACCTTTAGGAAGCCGCAATACTAAGCGCGAACAGATTTTGCAAGGGGCGATGCAGGTTTTTCTCAAACAAGGTTATGCCAAAACAAGCATGGATCGCGTTGCTGCTGCTGCTGGTGTATCCAAGCAGACGATTTACAGTCATTTTCAAGATAAAGAAGGATTGTTCGTCGCGTTGATTGAGCGCGTGACAATTCGCAGCTTTTTGTCTGAGTTTCAAAATCCGTTCGAAGGCGAACCACAAATCGTATTGCGGAGAATTGCGGAGAAGTTTTTAGCTAAAATGGACGATCCAGAATATATTGCCTTTTTTCGGTTAGTTATTGCTGAATCGGCACGCTTTCCCGAATTAGCACAACTTTATACGCGCACAGTTGTACAATTTGGCTTTCGCAATTTGAGTGCTTACTTTGAAGCGCATCCGGAACTCAATATTGCAGATACCGAAGCAACAGCGCGTATTTTTCTTGGTTCTTTAGTTGCATTTGTGTTAGCGCAAGAAGTTTTGCACGGTAAATACACCATGCCCATGCAAAAAGAGCGCTTGATTAGTAGTTTGATTAATTGCGTTTTGTGTCAAGCATAG